In Candidatus Desulfofervidus auxilii, one genomic interval encodes:
- a CDS encoding DUF5320 domain-containing protein produces the protein MPAGNGTGPLGLGPMTGRGMGYCAGFGVPGYANPRPRLGLGFGWGRGRGWRWWYRASGLPGWARFGYPGIGPGVRPQDELSMLKEQAKFLEQQLNTISQRMKELEKTTQGQ, from the coding sequence ATGCCAGCAGGTAATGGAACAGGACCTTTAGGCTTAGGACCCATGACAGGAAGAGGTATGGGTTATTGTGCTGGATTTGGTGTTCCTGGCTACGCAAACCCTAGACCTAGATTGGGTTTAGGATTTGGCTGGGGCAGAGGTAGAGGCTGGCGTTGGTGGTATCGGGCATCTGGTTTGCCAGGATGGGCACGTTTTGGGTATCCTGGAATTGGTCCTGGAGTTAGGCCCCAAGATGAACTCAGTATGTTAAAAGAGCAAGCTAAGTTTTTAGAACAGCAACTAAACACCATTTCTCAGCGGATGAAAGAACTGGAAAAAACCACCCAGGGCCAATAA
- a CDS encoding NifB/NifX family molybdenum-iron cluster-binding protein, whose amino-acid sequence MKVAVSANAPSLDAQIEPRFGRAPYFVFVDTDTMDAEIIENPFISQMSGVGIQVAQLVAEKGVQAIITGNVGPKAFQGLSAAGIQIITISNGTVREAVEKFKQGKLTPTPSATSPAHTGGGWGRGMGKGMGMGLGMGRGMGGCGYGGVYSPSAETETLKQQLNNIQQTLEQIIKRLDALEKEKK is encoded by the coding sequence ATGAAAGTAGCGGTGAGTGCTAATGCACCTTCTTTGGATGCACAGATTGAACCCAGATTTGGAAGAGCTCCATATTTTGTGTTTGTGGATACAGATACCATGGATGCCGAAATTATAGAGAATCCATTTATAAGTCAAATGAGTGGAGTGGGCATTCAGGTAGCGCAGTTAGTGGCAGAAAAGGGTGTTCAGGCAATAATTACAGGCAATGTAGGCCCAAAGGCCTTTCAAGGCTTAAGTGCAGCAGGTATACAAATTATCACCATAAGTAATGGAACGGTGAGAGAAGCAGTTGAGAAATTTAAACAAGGTAAGTTAACTCCTACTCCGTCTGCTACTAGCCCTGCTCATACCGGTGGCGGTTGGGGACGTGGTATGGGAAAAGGCATGGGCATGGGTCTAGGAATGGGCCGTGGTATGGGAGGTTGTGGATACGGTGGGGTATATAGCCCTTCTGCAGAAACAGAGACTCTAAAGCAACAGCTAAATAATATTCAACAAACACTGGAGCAGATTATAAAAAGATTGGATGCATTAGAAAAGGAAAAGAAATGA
- a CDS encoding metal-sulfur cluster assembly factor — MNQQLMEHIFQALTQVIDPSTGLDVVRMRVIEDLRIEDGGRVKLVLHPSSPVCPLAYKVAADIKLAIKGVPGVKDVEVKVKEFKDADRLEAMLKEI; from the coding sequence ATGAACCAACAGTTGATGGAACATATTTTCCAAGCTTTGACCCAAGTGATAGACCCCAGTACAGGATTAGATGTAGTACGCATGAGGGTTATAGAAGATTTACGCATAGAGGATGGAGGTAGGGTAAAACTGGTTTTACACCCTAGCTCTCCTGTCTGTCCCCTTGCTTATAAAGTAGCGGCTGATATTAAGCTGGCCATTAAAGGAGTGCCAGGAGTAAAAGATGTGGAAGTAAAGGTAAAAGAATTTAAAGATGCAGATAGACTTGAAGCTATGCTCAAAGAGATATAA
- the def gene encoding peptide deformylase, whose product MAILPIVKYPEPILKKTARTVAEVNKQIRKFIDNMAETMYEAPGVGLAAPQVNQPLRIIVVDPTGEKAQQLTALINPEIIAAEGEISSEEGCLSIPGITCQLKRFAKVRIRGYEPIKGKWVEIEAEEILARIFQHEIDHLNGTLILDRLGPVKRALYKRRYLKNLKELRK is encoded by the coding sequence TTGGCCATATTACCTATTGTTAAATATCCTGAACCCATACTTAAAAAAACAGCCAGAACAGTAGCGGAGGTGAATAAACAGATCCGGAAGTTTATTGATAATATGGCTGAAACTATGTATGAGGCTCCAGGGGTAGGTCTGGCTGCCCCTCAGGTCAACCAGCCTTTACGCATCATTGTAGTTGACCCTACAGGTGAGAAGGCCCAACAGCTTACTGCATTAATTAATCCAGAGATTATTGCTGCAGAAGGTGAAATCTCAAGTGAAGAGGGATGTTTGAGTATACCTGGAATTACGTGCCAGTTAAAGAGATTTGCAAAGGTAAGGATAAGGGGTTATGAACCTATTAAGGGAAAATGGGTAGAAATAGAGGCTGAGGAAATATTAGCCCGTATATTTCAACACGAGATTGACCATTTGAATGGTACCCTCATTTTAGACAGACTGGGGCCGGTTAAACGAGCGCTTTATAAACGGCGATATTTAAAAAATTTAAAAGAATTAAGAAAGTGA
- the fmt gene encoding methionyl-tRNA formyltransferase, with the protein MKPYKILFFGTPEFALPSLKALIETPNEILGVVTQPDRPKGRGRKLTPPPIKVLAQKHNLPIYQPEAVRDKLFLKEVQQLKPDLLVVVAFGQFLPKALLEIPPLGGINVHPSLLPKYRGAAPINWAIINGETITGISIIKVSLQMDSGDILFQKAISIEPDETAGELHDKLATLGAEALLETIRQMQSGTIISIPQDDRLATYAPKLKREDGYIHWDKPAINIANLIRGLAPFPGAYTYLDGKLLKLFRPKAISTSVEAPPGTIVEATHDGLKISTGQGVLLIKEVQLQGKRRLPVKEFIKGHPDLKGKKLG; encoded by the coding sequence GTGAAGCCTTATAAAATTCTCTTTTTTGGCACTCCTGAATTTGCCCTTCCTTCTCTTAAAGCTTTGATAGAAACTCCAAATGAGATTTTAGGTGTGGTTACACAGCCAGATAGGCCTAAAGGAAGAGGAAGAAAACTTACTCCTCCACCCATAAAAGTGCTGGCTCAAAAGCACAACCTTCCCATTTACCAGCCAGAGGCGGTTAGAGACAAATTATTCCTTAAAGAAGTTCAACAGCTAAAGCCTGATCTACTAGTGGTAGTCGCCTTTGGTCAGTTTTTACCTAAGGCTTTATTGGAAATTCCACCCTTAGGTGGCATCAATGTTCATCCTTCATTGTTACCTAAATACCGGGGAGCAGCTCCTATTAATTGGGCAATTATCAATGGGGAAACCATAACCGGTATAAGCATTATTAAGGTATCTCTCCAAATGGATAGTGGTGATATCTTATTCCAAAAAGCCATTTCTATTGAACCAGATGAGACGGCCGGGGAGTTACATGATAAGCTAGCCACTCTTGGAGCGGAAGCACTTTTGGAAACCATTCGCCAAATGCAATCAGGCACTATTATATCCATTCCTCAAGACGATAGACTAGCCACCTATGCCCCAAAATTAAAGAGAGAAGATGGATATATCCATTGGGATAAACCTGCCATAAATATAGCTAATCTCATCCGAGGGCTTGCTCCATTTCCTGGTGCATATACATATTTGGATGGAAAGCTTCTAAAGCTTTTTCGTCCTAAAGCCATATCTACCTCAGTAGAGGCTCCTCCCGGAACTATTGTAGAAGCCACTCACGATGGACTCAAAATTAGCACAGGTCAGGGTGTTTTGTTGATAAAGGAGGTGCAGTTACAAGGGAAAAGGCGTTTACCAGTAAAGGAGTTTATAAAGGGCCATCCTGATTTAAAAGGAAAAAAGCTGGGCTAA
- a CDS encoding ABC transporter substrate-binding protein, giving the protein MKYIKILLCLLLLTTACQKTPKFTFMVGGSANALLYWERVTKEFETKKGIKIELIRLPADTEQRRQRIVIPLQAKASDPDVFLMDVIWVGMIAGARWLEPLNHYINRDNFDINKFFKRVIEDVDTFKHKIIALPVYVDGGLLYYRKDLLTKYGYHEPPSTWETLVNMAKQIQKKERIQNKAFWGFVWQGAMYEGLICTFLEFCASGNGGISFDPLGKIKVNTMENQKALKFMVKLIHQEGISPPNTFTELKEEEVRLIFQQGNALFERNWPYAWKLHQEDPFLKGKVGITQLPHFEGGKTASTLGGWHIGISKFSDVKEMAWEFVKFVTSFEQQKRFVLKLSWNPGRLDVYQDSEIREKMSHLIILKNVFEIAVARPLSPYYSQISQILQRHINAALALKEIPDEALKKAQAEIDQLFAYYGN; this is encoded by the coding sequence ATGAAGTATATAAAAATATTATTATGCCTATTACTGCTTACAACTGCTTGCCAAAAAACACCCAAGTTTACCTTCATGGTAGGAGGAAGTGCCAATGCTCTTCTTTATTGGGAAAGGGTTACAAAAGAATTTGAGACCAAAAAAGGCATTAAAATTGAGCTTATTCGTCTGCCAGCAGATACTGAACAAAGACGTCAAAGGATAGTTATTCCTTTACAAGCAAAGGCCTCTGACCCAGATGTGTTTCTTATGGATGTAATCTGGGTAGGGATGATAGCTGGTGCCAGGTGGCTTGAACCACTTAATCATTATATAAACCGAGATAATTTTGATATTAATAAATTTTTTAAAAGGGTCATAGAGGATGTGGATACCTTTAAACATAAAATTATTGCCTTACCTGTTTATGTGGATGGCGGTCTTCTTTATTATAGAAAGGATTTACTTACTAAATATGGTTACCATGAACCACCTTCTACTTGGGAGACATTGGTAAATATGGCTAAACAAATCCAGAAAAAAGAAAGGATTCAAAATAAAGCGTTTTGGGGATTTGTATGGCAAGGTGCTATGTATGAAGGACTGATTTGCACATTTTTAGAGTTTTGTGCTTCAGGAAATGGGGGAATTTCTTTTGATCCCTTAGGTAAAATCAAGGTAAATACTATGGAAAATCAAAAGGCATTAAAGTTTATGGTAAAACTCATTCACCAAGAAGGTATTTCTCCTCCAAACACCTTTACTGAACTAAAAGAAGAAGAGGTAAGATTGATTTTTCAACAGGGGAATGCCCTCTTTGAAAGGAATTGGCCCTATGCCTGGAAATTACACCAGGAAGACCCGTTTTTAAAAGGAAAAGTAGGCATTACTCAATTACCCCACTTTGAGGGAGGTAAAACTGCTTCTACATTAGGGGGGTGGCATATAGGAATTTCCAAGTTTTCAGATGTAAAAGAGATGGCTTGGGAATTTGTGAAGTTTGTTACTTCTTTTGAGCAACAAAAGAGATTTGTCCTTAAATTGAGTTGGAATCCTGGACGTTTGGATGTATATCAAGATTCTGAGATTAGAGAAAAGATGTCTCATCTTATTATCTTAAAAAATGTATTTGAAATTGCAGTGGCTAGACCCCTTAGCCCATATTATTCTCAAATCTCTCAGATTCTACAAAGACATATAAACGCTGCTTTAGCCCTAAAGGAAATCCCTGATGAGGCACTAAAAAAGGCACAGGCTGAAATAGACCAACTTTTTGCTTATTATGGAAATTAG
- a CDS encoding carbohydrate ABC transporter permease, translated as MEIRFHKRITTAYIFVSPLLLIIFLFILVPILGTWVNSLFQDIPYLPKKFVGMKNYLILIKNPDFWDALKFTIFFTLASVSLETILGISFALLLKERFPGRGILRTMLLIPWAIPTVISARIWQLIYNYNYGLLNYLLQGLGFSDKINWLGTPQSAFWALVLADVWKTTPFMAIIILTGLQAIPEDIYKQAKVDGARFIKRFFFITLPLLRPALIVALIFRTADSLRIFDLVYVLTGGGPAGATRTISVLGFQYYTSADFGLGAAVSSLTFLIVFGFSLLYIRLWGIRKL; from the coding sequence ATGGAAATTAGATTCCATAAAAGAATAACTACTGCTTATATATTTGTCTCTCCCTTGCTTTTGATAATCTTTTTATTTATTTTGGTGCCTATTTTAGGCACTTGGGTAAATAGCCTTTTCCAAGACATCCCTTATCTTCCTAAAAAATTTGTGGGGATGAAAAACTATCTTATTTTAATAAAAAATCCTGACTTTTGGGATGCCTTAAAATTTACTATTTTTTTCACCTTGGCATCTGTATCTTTAGAGACCATTTTGGGTATTTCTTTCGCCTTACTTTTAAAGGAGCGATTTCCTGGAAGAGGAATTTTAAGAACCATGTTACTTATTCCTTGGGCAATCCCTACTGTAATCAGCGCTAGGATCTGGCAGTTAATTTACAATTATAACTATGGATTGCTCAATTATCTCCTTCAAGGTCTAGGATTTTCAGATAAGATAAATTGGTTAGGCACTCCTCAAAGTGCCTTCTGGGCACTGGTATTGGCTGATGTATGGAAAACCACTCCCTTTATGGCCATTATTATACTTACAGGACTTCAAGCCATACCTGAGGATATTTACAAACAGGCCAAAGTAGATGGGGCAAGATTTATAAAAAGATTCTTCTTTATCACCCTTCCCTTGTTACGGCCTGCCTTAATAGTCGCCCTCATATTTAGAACAGCTGATTCCTTAAGAATCTTTGATTTGGTATATGTTCTTACTGGCGGTGGACCAGCCGGGGCAACTAGGACCATTTCTGTCCTCGGCTTCCAATATTATACTAGTGCCGATTTTGGTTTAGGAGCAGCAGTTTCCTCTCTTACCTTTTTAATAGTCTTTGGTTTCTCTCTCCTATATATCAGATTGTGGGGAATTAGAAAGCTATGA
- a CDS encoding carbohydrate ABC transporter permease, whose protein sequence is MSERRIKSIFIVTGSIFLFLFIITPIFWMMLISFSKNISFLTGETYQFSFSNYITILTSKSLHMMDYLKNSLIVASITSPIVLIISSFSAYAITRINFAGRRIIPLLVLSISIFPQISIVGYLYKWMGNFGWINSYVALVLPYLAWTSPLALWILLSYFSQIPKELDSAALIDGAKRPKILFRIILPLATPGVLSGLLLVFIACFNEFLFALMLTSDYRAQTISVGISLFQGLHGEIPWGELMAASFFVTFPLILLTLVFQRFIIEGLTTGAIKE, encoded by the coding sequence ATGAGCGAAAGAAGAATAAAATCCATTTTTATAGTTACAGGCTCCATCTTTCTATTTTTGTTTATTATTACTCCTATTTTTTGGATGATGCTTATCTCATTTTCTAAAAATATATCATTTCTCACTGGTGAAACTTACCAATTCAGCTTTTCTAACTATATAACTATTCTTACCTCTAAATCTTTGCATATGATGGATTATTTAAAAAATTCCTTGATAGTGGCCTCCATTACTTCTCCTATAGTGCTTATCATATCTAGTTTTTCTGCCTATGCTATTACTAGGATAAACTTTGCAGGCAGGCGTATTATTCCCCTTTTGGTGTTATCTATTTCTATTTTTCCTCAAATAAGTATTGTGGGTTATCTTTACAAATGGATGGGCAACTTTGGATGGATAAATTCTTATGTAGCCCTGGTGCTTCCATATTTAGCCTGGACATCGCCGTTGGCCTTATGGATCCTTTTAAGTTATTTTTCTCAAATACCAAAGGAGCTAGACAGTGCTGCCTTAATAGATGGAGCAAAAAGACCAAAAATCCTTTTCCGCATCATTCTGCCTTTAGCCACTCCTGGAGTGCTTTCTGGCCTTTTATTGGTTTTTATTGCCTGCTTTAATGAGTTTCTTTTTGCCTTGATGCTTACTTCTGATTATAGGGCACAGACGATCTCTGTGGGTATATCTCTCTTTCAAGGTTTACATGGAGAAATCCCCTGGGGAGAGTTAATGGCTGCCTCATTTTTTGTCACATTTCCATTGATATTACTTACTCTGGTGTTTCAGAGATTTATTATTGAAGGTTTAACCACAGGAGCCATTAAAGAGTGA
- a CDS encoding ABC transporter ATP-binding protein — translation MKKTAILVRNVKKIFSTAKGRVLALDRINLEIKPGELFIILGPSGCGKSTLLNIIAGLEEPTEGEIFFGDKVVFSDKKHLSLEPFERDVAMVFQSYALYPHMTVYQNMAFPLKNLKYKKKKIREQVIKIAQMLRIETLLERKPAELSGGQRQRVAIGRALVRTPQVLLMDEPLSNLDAQLRAEMRVELKVLIKDLGITTIYVTHDQTEAMTLGDRIALLKEGVLQQTGSPDELFYCPKNTFVAGFIGTPSMNFLSAEIIKSIKKPNITIGIRPQDIEIRPPNKGIINAFVKLVEKIGDKYLVHVDYRKQKIIIETSNFSKEKEVSLFWPKEKMHFFDKNGERIESVEIRFSFV, via the coding sequence GTGAAAAAAACAGCTATTTTGGTAAGGAATGTAAAAAAGATATTTTCTACTGCAAAGGGGAGAGTCCTTGCCCTTGACAGGATAAACTTAGAAATAAAACCAGGAGAGTTATTTATCATTTTAGGACCAAGTGGATGTGGTAAAAGCACACTTTTAAACATTATTGCTGGTTTGGAAGAGCCCACAGAAGGAGAGATTTTTTTTGGGGATAAGGTTGTTTTTTCAGATAAAAAGCACCTATCTTTAGAACCATTTGAGAGAGATGTGGCTATGGTCTTTCAAAGTTATGCCCTTTATCCTCACATGACAGTTTACCAAAATATGGCCTTTCCTCTGAAAAACTTAAAATACAAAAAAAAGAAAATAAGAGAACAAGTGATTAAAATAGCTCAAATGTTAAGGATAGAAACTCTCTTAGAAAGAAAACCGGCTGAACTCTCAGGTGGTCAAAGACAAAGAGTAGCCATTGGGAGGGCATTAGTAAGAACACCCCAGGTATTACTCATGGATGAGCCTCTTTCTAATCTAGATGCCCAGTTGCGGGCAGAGATGCGAGTAGAACTTAAGGTATTAATTAAAGATTTGGGCATTACCACCATATATGTCACCCATGATCAAACTGAGGCCATGACTTTAGGAGACCGCATTGCCCTATTAAAAGAGGGAGTTTTACAACAAACAGGAAGCCCAGATGAATTATTTTATTGCCCTAAAAACACATTTGTAGCAGGTTTTATAGGCACTCCATCTATGAACTTTCTTTCAGCAGAAATTATTAAATCTATAAAAAAACCCAATATTACCATCGGAATAAGACCCCAGGATATTGAAATAAGACCACCAAACAAAGGCATTATAAATGCCTTTGTCAAATTAGTAGAAAAGATTGGGGATAAATATCTGGTGCATGTAGATTATAGGAAACAAAAAATTATTATAGAAACCTCAAATTTTTCAAAAGAAAAAGAAGTTTCTCTTTTTTGGCCTAAAGAAAAAATGCACTTTTTTGATAAAAATGGAGAAAGGATAGAATCTGTGGAAATAAGGTTTTCATTCGTCTAA
- a CDS encoding DNA-directed RNA polymerase subunit alpha has product MSKVGGVKLIKPKKVERDEKSYSPYYGKFIYEPLEKGYGITLGNALRRVLLSSIPGAAITSVKIDGVAHEFSTISGVLEDVTDIVLNLKQVRLKLHANPPRTIKIEKEGEGEVKAGDIITDGSVMIVNPEQHIATLTSKEAKLIMEMTVNLGRGYVPAERNKQEGQPLGTVPIDAIFSPIRKVNFTVRNARVGQMTDYDKLILEVWTDGTITSEKAISLAAKILRDQLDIFLIEEEEETLSELPEEKEEEEIPKEVFYKNIDELELSVRALNCLKNSHIHLIGELVQKTEDELLKTRNFGRKSLNEIKNVLHQMGLSLGMELQDFPDPEILKKIEGGQV; this is encoded by the coding sequence ATGAGCAAAGTTGGTGGAGTAAAGTTAATCAAACCAAAAAAGGTAGAAAGAGACGAAAAGAGCTATTCTCCATATTATGGGAAATTTATATATGAACCTTTAGAAAAGGGCTATGGAATTACCTTAGGTAATGCTTTAAGACGGGTGTTGCTTTCTTCTATTCCAGGAGCGGCTATTACTTCTGTAAAGATAGATGGTGTGGCTCATGAGTTTTCAACTATTTCTGGGGTATTAGAAGATGTGACAGATATTGTTTTAAATCTAAAACAAGTGAGACTTAAACTTCATGCCAATCCTCCACGAACAATTAAGATTGAAAAAGAAGGTGAAGGGGAAGTTAAAGCAGGTGATATTATTACTGATGGTAGTGTAATGATAGTAAACCCTGAGCAACATATTGCTACCCTGACCTCAAAAGAAGCCAAGCTTATTATGGAAATGACAGTTAATTTAGGGAGAGGTTATGTGCCCGCAGAGAGAAATAAACAGGAAGGCCAGCCATTAGGGACTGTTCCTATTGATGCCATTTTTTCACCTATAAGAAAGGTAAATTTCACAGTGCGTAATGCTAGGGTTGGGCAGATGACTGATTATGATAAGCTTATCTTAGAAGTTTGGACCGATGGCACAATCACTTCAGAAAAGGCCATTTCTTTAGCGGCAAAAATATTAAGAGATCAATTAGATATCTTTTTGATTGAGGAAGAGGAGGAAACATTATCTGAATTACCTGAAGAGAAAGAAGAAGAAGAGATACCCAAGGAAGTCTTTTATAAAAATATTGATGAGTTAGAACTCTCTGTGCGAGCATTGAATTGCTTAAAGAATTCCCATATTCACCTCATAGGAGAGTTGGTTCAGAAGACAGAAGATGAACTTTTAAAAACCAGGAATTTTGGTCGTAAATCTTTAAATGAAATAAAAAATGTTCTTCACCAAATGGGTTTAAGTTTGGGAATGGAATTACAAGACTTTCCGGATCCGGAAATTTTAAAGAAAATAGAAGGTGGGCAGGTATGA
- the rpsD gene encoding 30S ribosomal protein S4, with protein MARYREAVCRLCRREGVKLFLKGERCYTDKCALERRPYSPGQHGQARMKKTEYGLLLREKQKLRRIYGILEKQFRLYFEKAEKQKGVTGEKLLILLERRLDNVVYKMGFAHSRNQARQLVRHGHILINNKKVNIPSYLVEVGDVIKLREKSQEIPFVKEALEGIASRGIPSWLEVDKEKFEGRIKALPTREEIAIPVQEQLIVEFYSK; from the coding sequence TTGGCCAGATATAGAGAGGCTGTTTGTCGATTATGTCGACGAGAAGGAGTGAAGTTATTTCTTAAAGGGGAGAGATGTTACACAGATAAGTGTGCTTTAGAAAGGAGACCTTATTCCCCGGGTCAGCATGGTCAGGCAAGAATGAAAAAAACAGAGTATGGTTTGCTTTTAAGGGAGAAGCAAAAGCTAAGAAGGATTTATGGCATTTTAGAAAAGCAATTTCGCCTTTATTTTGAAAAGGCGGAGAAACAAAAAGGAGTAACAGGAGAAAAACTATTAATACTTTTAGAAAGGAGACTGGATAATGTAGTCTATAAAATGGGTTTTGCGCATTCCCGAAATCAAGCAAGACAATTGGTAAGACATGGTCATATTTTAATCAATAACAAAAAAGTCAATATTCCTTCTTATTTGGTAGAGGTAGGCGATGTGATAAAGTTGAGAGAAAAAAGCCAAGAGATACCTTTTGTAAAAGAGGCTTTGGAAGGTATAGCCAGCCGAGGGATTCCTTCTTGGCTGGAGGTAGATAAGGAAAAATTTGAGGGAAGAATAAAGGCTCTACCGACCCGAGAAGAAATTGCTATTCCAGTGCAAGAACAACTGATCGTTGAGTTTTATTCTAAATAA
- the rpsK gene encoding 30S ribosomal protein S11, with protein MARRQRVKKREKKLVEEGIVHIQATFNNTIITITDKQGNTIAWSSAGIKGFKGSRKSTPFAAQLAGQDAAKKAMEHGMKRLEAYVKGPGAGRESAIRAIQAAGLKITLIKDVTPIPHNGCRPPKRRRV; from the coding sequence ATGGCTAGAAGACAAAGAGTAAAAAAAAGAGAGAAAAAACTGGTAGAAGAAGGCATTGTTCATATTCAAGCCACTTTTAATAATACCATAATAACCATTACAGATAAGCAAGGTAATACTATCGCTTGGTCAAGTGCAGGAATAAAGGGGTTTAAGGGTTCAAGGAAGAGTACACCCTTTGCTGCCCAATTGGCAGGACAGGATGCAGCTAAAAAAGCTATGGAACACGGTATGAAGAGACTAGAAGCCTATGTTAAGGGCCCAGGAGCAGGCCGGGAGTCTGCTATTCGGGCTATCCAGGCAGCAGGGTTAAAAATCACTTTAATAAAAGATGTAACTCCTATTCCCCATAATGGTTGTCGTCCTCCAAAGAGAAGAAGGGTTTAA
- the rpsM gene encoding 30S ribosomal protein S13: MARIAGVEMPKGKGIKVALTNIYGIGHSSAQKILEKAGVEFNKKTDDLTDEELTKIREIIDREYKVEGDLKLEVSANIKRLIDMGCYRGLRHIRGLPVRGQRTRSNARCRKGPRGSVLGKRKKKTKE, encoded by the coding sequence GTGGCTAGAATAGCAGGTGTAGAAATGCCTAAGGGGAAGGGAATAAAGGTTGCTTTGACCAATATTTATGGTATTGGGCATAGTTCTGCTCAAAAGATTTTGGAGAAAGCCGGAGTGGAGTTCAATAAAAAAACAGATGACTTAACAGATGAGGAATTGACAAAGATCAGAGAAATTATTGATAGGGAATACAAAGTAGAGGGGGATTTAAAGCTTGAGGTATCAGCAAATATTAAACGCCTTATTGACATGGGTTGTTATCGGGGATTAAGACATATAAGAGGTCTTCCTGTAAGAGGACAGCGCACGCGTTCAAATGCTAGATGCCGTAAAGGTCCTCGCGGTTCTGTTTTGGGTAAAAGGAAGAAAAAGACAAAGGAGTAA
- the rpmJ gene encoding 50S ribosomal protein L36 → MKVRASVKKICSKCKIIKRKGVVRVICENPRHKQRQG, encoded by the coding sequence ATGAAAGTGAGGGCTTCTGTTAAGAAGATTTGTAGTAAGTGTAAGATTATTAAAAGGAAAGGGGTGGTTAGGGTTATTTGTGAAAATCCTAGGCATAAGCAAAGACAAGGATAA
- the infA gene encoding translation initiation factor IF-1 — MPKEEAIEVEGRVVEALPNAMFRVELDNGHRVLAHIAGKLRMHFIKVLPGDRVKVELSPYDLSRGRIVYRIK; from the coding sequence ATGCCTAAAGAAGAAGCAATAGAAGTAGAAGGAAGGGTGGTAGAGGCTTTACCTAACGCCATGTTTAGAGTGGAGTTAGATAATGGACATCGGGTTCTAGCTCATATTGCTGGAAAGTTGAGGATGCATTTTATTAAAGTCTTACCAGGGGACAGAGTGAAGGTGGAGCTTTCTCCCTATGATTTAAGCCGAGGGAGGATAGTTTATAGAATTAAATAA
- the map gene encoding type I methionyl aminopeptidase: MIILKARWEIQKMRKSNAIVAQVLERLKEITKPGITTLELDRFAEELCVKKGGKPAFKGYMGYPSSLCVSINEEVVHGIPSKRRVREGDIVSFDFGVLYDGYYGDAAITVPVGKISKRAERLLKVTQEALYKGIGKAQAGNHLYDISAAIQNHVEKYGYSVVRQFVGHGIGRSLHEDPQVPNFGKPGQGPRLKEGMVLAIEPMVNEGTYEVEILPDGWTAVTKDRKLSAHFEHTIAITENGPEILSII, from the coding sequence ATGATTATATTAAAAGCGCGGTGGGAAATCCAGAAGATGAGGAAAAGCAATGCTATTGTTGCCCAAGTTTTAGAGAGATTGAAAGAGATTACAAAACCAGGTATAACTACTTTAGAATTAGATAGATTTGCAGAAGAGTTGTGTGTAAAAAAAGGTGGTAAGCCAGCTTTCAAGGGATATATGGGGTATCCTTCTAGTTTGTGTGTTTCTATAAACGAAGAAGTAGTCCATGGGATTCCCTCAAAACGGCGAGTTAGAGAAGGAGACATTGTAAGTTTTGATTTTGGTGTGCTCTATGATGGTTATTATGGAGATGCTGCTATTACTGTGCCAGTAGGTAAGATTTCTAAAAGGGCAGAACGGTTGTTAAAAGTAACTCAAGAAGCCTTGTATAAAGGAATTGGAAAGGCACAAGCAGGAAATCATCTTTATGATATTTCGGCTGCTATTCAAAACCATGTGGAAAAATATGGTTATTCAGTAGTAAGGCAGTTTGTAGGGCATGGCATTGGCCGTTCGTTGCACGAAGACCCCCAAGTGCCTAACTTTGGCAAACCTGGCCAAGGTCCAAGGTTAAAGGAGGGAATGGTATTGGCTATTGAGCCTATGGTGAATGAGGGGACTTATGAAGTGGAAATTTTGCCTGATGGTTGGACGGCAGTGACAAAAGACCGTAAACTTTCGGCCCATTTTGAGCATACTATAGCCATTACTGAAAATGGTCCTGAAATTTTATCTATAATTTAA